TTTTTTctgttattttaatttatattggAGGCAGTTTAAACCCTGATTCCTGAATAGTATTCATTTTAATGCGATTCGAAATAGCTTCAAAATTGGCTAAAATATGActgaaagctgaaatttaaatattgtttccaatagtgattaaaaaatatgtactattgcgtaaaaaaaaggttattttgaaaattatttggcatgaaatggtttttggtcaACTGACAAACTTTTTGAAGCTCTCATCTAGATTTCAGGACATCGAACGAGAATCCCTCTACTGATTCCAGGACTAACGAAGCGAAACACAGAATAGTTACGCAAAATTGCCGTCGACTGCGCATTGTTACGCGCCACGTGGTTGCACAAAGTTGCAGCtactcctgctcctgccacTGCCCCTGGATTTCCAACGGCCCTGGCCCTGGCTAAGCCACACTGAACGCCACTGCACTTGGTCCCACCACTACCACTGGAATCCGCCAACAATGCAGTGCAGTCAGTAGTTCTATCTTGCCACTTTTACCGCTCTGATGAAACTTtttattggccaaattcgCTGCAACTATTCGCCTTTAGAGGGCTAACAAATCTTGACCTACAATACAGGTAGCTcagaaaaaaaactttatcaaTAAACATTTCCACTGATATTTAtcaattttaaaaaccaatAAGTAGGCAGTTGTTATACCTCagatataaaattaaactatAACCAAATCTACACAATTTGTTCGACTTTCTTATTAAATACTACTAAAAAATGGCGTAAGTAAAAACtaatactaaaaaatattctgGTAACtggtaattttaaaaatagggAAGACTATAAACCAGGAACCGTTCCACTAGAAGAGCAAGATAATCGAAAGTTATTCTGCAAATATCACTACAAAGGCGTGCTAGTGATACTAATACCCCTAGTACTTGCTCCCATGTTTCTGGCCCAACCGATTCTGGTAAGATTCTACAAAATTGCTTCTACTATTGGATTTCTGATAAACTTTTAATAGGTTTTTCGGTTTCTGTATTTGACCTTCTGCTTCTATttgtattacattttaaatgtaattGCAAGAGGAGCATCtgcatttatatatattaccCTAATACCAATATGTGGAATCGAATCTTCAAAGCCACTCAGTATTACCTATTATGGCGATCTAATATTTCTAGTATACGCTTGCGTCATTATGGGCTGTGCGATGGATACTTCTAAGGTTAGCGATCGCCTTGCCATAGATATGCTAAAACTTTGCTCTGGCAGTATAAAAAGGTAAGAACATTTGAGGATTAAACCATTGGatttaaatcaaatatatgtataggaTACAGATATTTTTAACAATCTTTGTGTTGTTCACTTCCGCTATGGTAAATCCCACATTGGCCGCAGCCTTTGGGATGAAAGTGGCTCAAGCTGCGTTGGTGGAATTGGATaaagtaattatttaaatattataaattttgtaaaaatatagtTCCTAAACTGATCTTTAATATACTAACTATTTAGGGAGGAGTTATCAAACTCTATTCCGAAGAAAAACCGTATGAAGTTGGagcgtgagtttttaaatacataCGTTTACTTGTAGTCTTGAACATGtttctatttattattatatttttatgtttcttGGCACAGCAAACCCTATCCTACACTCCCTGCCGTTGGGGTGTTTTTATCATGCGGCTATGCTGCCGCATTGGGTGGTATGATGTCGCCTTTCGTGAATCCCAATGGTGTCACTGCAGACAACTATAAAGggtaaaaatcaaattattcctaaaaaaaaaagactttcTTCATCCTTCTCGAATAGGCTGGATATTATCGGTTTGGTGATGATTACAGCGGGGCCTGCATTAATAGGAGTGATAGCTATGATCGTCTGGATCCAATGTATCTTCTTCGGAATGCTGGGCGGTAAAGTGAAGGCGGAACTTCAGGAGGGGTCTGCCAACAGGCCGGCCTTCAACCAGGCACTTGTCGAGAAAAAAGCTGCTCTCGGAAGCTGGAATTCACATGCCAAACTTACCTATGGCCTCATCCTGTTCTTGTTTATTCTGGTGGGCAGTCGTCAACCGAATTTATGGAATGGCTGGGATAAATGGATAGGAGGCGTCGGATGTGGCCTCTCCGTACCAGCTGTATTTGTTGcaattcttttctttgcagTCGCAGCGAATTTTCTATTTTGCCGATATTATATCTGCCGGGAGCCAGAGAAATCGGGAACTGCACCGTCGCTGGTCGGCTGGAAGTCGGTGAACACTAACTGCCCCTGGGCGGACATCTTCATGCTGGGGGGCGCGGTGAGTGGCATCGTCTGTGGTGTCCCCAGCACATACTATGCCACCGTGGTCACAGCCTTAAAGACAGACAAAGGAGGTCCTTTTCTGCACTCTCTCTATGGCGCCTTGTACGGAACCTTGCTGACGAGTCTAGGCCCGGGAACGACTGTTGCTCAATTTGCCCTTCCAATTGTCCTTAAAGCAGTGAGTTTATAGgataaatatcttaaaaaattatctatgaattaattttaaattatctCTTCATCAGGGCCATACATTCGCGCTACCATTTGCCACCTCGTTGaacaattcttttttattgcCAACGAGTTCGCCAGCAAATACGATTGTTAGTGGTTGGGGAAACGTCAGACCCTACCTATTTGTaagtattttattaataattgggaattaaattgcaaaatatttctttttttagctCATTGGTGGAATAGTTCCAAGCATTGTTACATTTTTGGCGGTTTTTGGCACGACCTGTATCCTTCAGTCGTCTGTtctaaagaaataaaattgtagcttggctgtttttttcttgtgtagtgtaaaagtcaaataaaattgtagtgttaattaaaaaattaatctttgtattgaaattagaataaccaaaaaaataggTACTTAAATTAAAGTTCTGCCTAGTCGCTTTCAAGGACCATTTAGTCAGTTCTAGTCAGTTCAGTTTAGTCAGACTCCTGAGTCCCGGATGACCATTCGCACCTAATTCACATTGCTCTAATCCAAACATTGCCCACACAAGTGTCGGCACTAAATTATTCATTTGTTAATTTAGACATGGACAACGGGCGTGTTTCTCTCGCACTTGCCAACTCTTTCCGGTTGAATATTTTCCTGGTCGACTGTCTGGCTGGCGACTACATTAGCTATTGGTGGACCTGGCCTCGGGATATTCATGCGTATATATTCAACCTATTCAATTATTAAAGTCACTTGGACCATGAATATTCATATCATTCAGGACATTTCAAAATTGCCCATTTAATTGATTCAGCACAGGTTAACGACCGGCtatgtaaaatgtttatttatgattttatttatttgcaaaagATTATAAGGCATTGCCAATAAAATACATATCCTTAACTTCCACTTTCACATTTCAATTCGGTTCCACAAATTCCTTGAACTTCTTATTTTACTTAGTCACCAAATATTCAATTGCTGACtctcttctatttttttcgcCATTGTAAATTGTATCAAGGAAAggtaaatatatgtatatatattcaaatatcATGCACGCCTTAAGCTGATTTTCCACGCTGGTGAACGTCAAGGCTCCAGGCATTTCCTTATTCCTCATTCCCAAATCTAGGCTCATTATCCTTTTTGACATCTGCAAAGGTTTCACGTACAAATGAgcaatggaaaaaaattgtcTAGGATTTAAACTGGAAACGTTTtagatttatatatatttatatctttaaaCATAAACTGCCTCTCAACTGCATGGGTTTATAAACTAAGACTCCGcatctttcctttctttttatttttttaaactattatttcagaattaaaatttgataaaaatattttttgatgaGCTGTCAGTTAATTCTTTATCTGTTTCTGATTTTTGAAATGTTGACGGAAACTAAAAAGCTACCACACATTTTTTGATCCATTGTCTTGTAAAAAAATCATACCATACAAATTGAAACAATTTGAAAAGAagcaagaaaaaatatatgtcaCAATCTGATGATGGATTATTCACCTGCGGCGAAACTCTTTTTCATTCATAACTtcaggaaaatattttttttttgtgatggaACATTTTCTAGTTTTTGTGTACATTGACTGGTCGATTATTGTTTTCTTAATGGACAGTCCCCGAAGGTTCAGAGAAACCTATGTAGACCATTGTCCTGTTCAGAAACCAACATGAAAAAAGGGCAGTGACTCTGACactaacaaaaacttaaatgagaaaatttataaatctctcttaatatgtacatatatcaaATCACTTGATAggcttgtttaaataaaatttaattaataaggATTATAATCATAACACAAATAATCACAACACAAATAATCGCCTCTTTTAAATCACAAATTAGCAATTGATTTAACAAAACGATTATagtttttggaatttattaTATGGACCACAATACTGAAAGTGAACTCTGATAAAAATGAATGCCTGACAATGTAGGACATACAAATTTGTATGCAAATAGCTCTGACAATACGTGATAtccaacaaaaaagaataataataaaggaAACTAATGAAATTAAAGCGATTTTATcgaacaaaataaacaaatctcATCATTGATAGTGTCGCGCATTCAGGGGTAACAGGGTGGCGGatggaaaataatattaaatttatgttcattGAGATAAAAGCCTCATTTTTGACtatggttttattttgtttttaatttagacgacgaattggaaaaaaaattgccCGTAAAATTAGCACACAAAGCAGCATGAAAAGGAAAATTCATTTGCCAGCGGAAATCGGGCAGCCATGACGCCATTTTTCAAAATGGTTGTCTCTGTCcgtttttatttgcctttccgtccgtctgtctgtccgtctgattGTCGTCTGTGACGACTGACGACTATCTCACTTTCTAGGTCTGTCTCTGTCTAGTGATTAGCTGTCACGAAGCGGCGGCAAAAGgcaaaaatgaattattaTCGCGTTGCGTTCCAAATGTTGACATagatttaaattatttgtaacAAACTCAACGAACTGTGTCCCTTCAACTTCCTTCCATCTTCCAAACTTCCATCGTCTTCGTTTTCAGTCGAGTATCCTCCGATTTATCCTTCAGTTTTCTCACGCCCCCCAGGTCCtgtttttgatttgattgcCCAGGAAAATGTTTCGGCAAATACCACAAAACCGCCATTTGGTATGCTCTTTCAAGGGGAGCCATCTTCAATGGTCACTTCCTACTTTTAATGGTTGATTTTATACTGGAAacaaaatggtaaaaaaattaaaggaaaTTAACAAATTATGTTgtgattaatatttaattaagctTTATTGCCTATACAGCCATCATTTTatgttattattaaattatattcctACAGTGCGCTGGCGAAGGAGTAAGGAAAGTATCTTCTATAAAATCGTTATTTATGTCGCTGGCTTGTTTTAAATTGCTTGGGAAAATGTTCGTCACGTCCTTTCCCATTTACCATAACAAGGAGAAAACAACTAATAGGCTCAATTAATAAACTTTCCGCAGGCATGGGAACCAACTTTTGCCGCAGCTCATTTACTTCGAAGACTCCGAGGCGGTAAACAACACAAATCCAAGCAAGTCTTAAAGGACCAACAACCAAGGCCAATGCTATTGTCATTATTTTCAACGTCATCTCCTCGGGGCTTTCTAGGATATGGTTTCTTCATGATCTCAAGTTCCCACAtcgaaataataaatagtttCTAGGTCAGATTTTAGGGTTATAATCTTGTTTACATGTACTTGGACAGTTTCTGTTTTTCCATCATGGCCAATATTGATGGGAATTCATTGTCCATAAGAATTGTGTAGTTGTTTGCTTCCATGCCACTGGACAATGCCTATTTTATTTTGCAGGACCCCAGGCGATTTCTAGTAAATACCTTTCTTCGAACCTTCAATTCAGAAAAAAATGGGGATAAAATGGCGCTGAAACAACAAGGACTCAATTTCTTTTCCTCTTTTCTGCCCTGGTCTTTTCTACCCTGGTCCTTTCTGCCCTGATGCTTTTTGATTCCGCCCCGGCTTCTGTCTATCTGCTCATTACCTTGAGCCAGCTTCAATGTTTTCCACTTGTGGCATTAATTTCTGCTGTGTAAGCAGATAAATTGCAAAATGTCAAAAGTTGTTGACAGTCATTGGCATCAAAACGGATCCCTTTTACTTTCCCGACCTCGGACCATCTTGGTTGCCAAGATGAGGTGTCTATCAAGGAGCAAAGAGTAAATTTAAACACTCTATTAAATGCGAAGATTAAGTCAAAAGATTTATATGTATTCAcgtgaaatgattttcttgAGAATTAAAGGCAATTCTTTGATGGAATAATTTATGAAGCTCATAAACCGTAGCAGTGTTGCGAATTTTTCtgattaaccgtgtcctgattGGCCTTCATTTTAAGTATAAATTGGGAAATCATATCTGCGATATTAATGACACGAAACTTTGGATTGGTGGTCAGATCAGAGGATTGGGGAACCGTATTGGTGCAAACGACAAGATCGAAAAGAGAATCACTGAATTTTTCTATGGCATTGCCCGAGAAAATGCCATGGGTCACAATGGCATAGATTCTCAAGGCTCCGTTCCTTTTCAATTGCTGGGCGGCATGGCACAAAGTCCCACCCGTATCGACCATGTCATCCACGATTACGGCCGATTTCCCACGGACATCACCCACCAACACCATGTCTGAGATCTCGCCAGCCGTGCGCCTATGTTTTCGAAACATGGCCACCTGATTGCCCAGTACACGACCTATGTCCGCGGCCAGTCTGATTTCGCCCAGATCCGGGGTCACTATGACCATGTCCTGGTAGTTGGGGATGTTTTTCGCTATCCAAGCCGCAAAGATCCCATCCATGGAAAGATTCGCACAGGGAATATCGA
This region of Drosophila bipectinata strain 14024-0381.07 chromosome 2L, DbipHiC1v2, whole genome shotgun sequence genomic DNA includes:
- the LOC108126703 gene encoding protein I'm not dead yet, with amino-acid sequence MAEDYKPGTVPLEEQDNRKLFCKYHYKGVLVILIPLVLAPMFLAQPILVFRFLYLTFCFYLYYILNVIARGASAFIYITLIPICGIESSKPLSITYYGDLIFLVYACVIMGCAMDTSKVSDRLAIDMLKLCSGSIKRIQIFLTIFVLFTSAMVNPTLAAAFGMKVAQAALVELDKGGVIKLYSEEKPYEVGAKPYPTLPAVGVFLSCGYAAALGGMMSPFVNPNGVTADNYKGLDIIGLVMITAGPALIGVIAMIVWIQCIFFGMLGGKVKAELQEGSANRPAFNQALVEKKAALGSWNSHAKLTYGLILFLFILVGSRQPNLWNGWDKWIGGVGCGLSVPAVFVAILFFAVAANFLFCRYYICREPEKSGTAPSLVGWKSVNTNCPWADIFMLGGAVSGIVCGVPSTYYATVVTALKTDKGGPFLHSLYGALYGTLLTSLGPGTTVAQFALPIVLKAGHTFALPFATSLNNSFLLPTSSPANTIVSGWGNVRPYLFLIGGIVPSIVTFLAVFGTTCILQSSVLKK